In one Candidatus Binataceae bacterium genomic region, the following are encoded:
- the selD gene encoding selenide, water dikinase SelD, translating to MSKEQDNNATRGELIRLTARCKAAGUAGKLGPADLEAALARLDLGSHPDLLVGITTGDDAGVFRLRDDLALVNTVDFFTPVVDDPFTYGQISAANALSDIYAMGGKPLTALNIVCWPQSGLPGEMLREILRGGAAKTREAGAVVVGGHSVADDEVKFGMAVTGVINPRRIIRNVGAQVGDALILSKPLGTGILMTAFKRDRLAREYYDAAVRSMIELNAAAAAAMLNYEVHAATDVTGFGLAGHGFKMADGSGVTLRIEETDLPIMAGAIELCREGMVPGGGTRNREFYGRHVKISDEVADEVGALVFDPQTSGGLLIALAGRDALALLSDLHREGVMDAAIIGEVAPRGDYAIEVM from the coding sequence ATGAGCAAGGAGCAGGACAACAACGCGACGCGCGGCGAGCTGATCCGCCTGACGGCGCGCTGCAAGGCGGCGGGTTGAGCCGGCAAGCTGGGTCCGGCGGACCTCGAAGCGGCACTCGCGCGGCTTGACCTCGGGAGCCATCCCGATTTGCTCGTCGGTATTACGACCGGCGACGACGCCGGAGTGTTCCGTCTGCGCGACGATCTGGCGCTCGTCAACACGGTCGATTTTTTCACGCCGGTGGTGGACGATCCCTTCACCTACGGGCAAATCTCGGCAGCCAACGCGCTCTCCGACATCTATGCGATGGGCGGGAAGCCGCTAACCGCGCTGAATATCGTCTGTTGGCCGCAGAGCGGATTGCCGGGCGAGATGCTGCGGGAAATCCTGCGCGGCGGCGCCGCGAAGACGCGCGAGGCCGGGGCGGTCGTGGTCGGCGGCCACAGCGTCGCCGATGATGAGGTGAAGTTCGGCATGGCGGTGACCGGCGTAATCAATCCGCGCCGGATTATCCGCAACGTCGGCGCGCAGGTTGGCGACGCGCTGATCCTGAGCAAGCCGCTCGGCACCGGAATCCTGATGACCGCCTTCAAGCGTGATCGTCTGGCGCGCGAGTATTACGACGCCGCGGTGCGCTCGATGATCGAGCTCAATGCCGCGGCAGCGGCGGCGATGCTCAACTACGAAGTTCATGCCGCCACCGACGTGACCGGCTTCGGCCTCGCCGGTCACGGCTTCAAAATGGCCGATGGCAGTGGCGTGACGCTGCGGATCGAGGAGACCGATCTGCCGATCATGGCGGGTGCGATCGAGTTATGCCGCGAGGGGATGGTGCCTGGAGGGGGTACGCGCAATCGCGAATTCTATGGCCGGCACGTCAAGATTTCCGACGAGGTCGCGGACGAAGTCGGCGCGCTGGTGTTTGATCCGCAGACTTCCGGCGGGCTGCTGATCGCGCTGGCGGGCCGCGACGCGCTCGCCCTGCTGAGCGATCTGCATCGGGAGGGCGTCATGGACGCGGCGATTATCGGCGAGGTGGCGCCGCGCGGCGACTACGCGATCGAGGTGATGTAG